The following are encoded in a window of bacterium SCSIO 12643 genomic DNA:
- the rpsN gene encoding 30S ribosomal protein S14, with translation MAKESMKARERKRAAMISKYAEKRARLKAEGEWEELQKLPKNSSAVRAHNRCKITGRPRGYMRHFGISRVTFRELATQGLIPGVKKASW, from the coding sequence ATGGCAAAAGAATCAATGAAAGCGAGAGAGCGTAAACGTGCTGCAATGATTAGCAAGTACGCTGAAAAAAGAGCTCGCTTAAAAGCAGAAGGTGAATGGGAAGAGTTACAAAAACTTCCAAAAAATTCATCTGCAGTTAGAGCGCATAACCGTTGTAAAATTACGGGACGTCCAAGAGGATATATGCGTCATTTTGGTATCTCAAGGGTAACTTTTAGAGAACTTGCTACACAAGGGTTGATCCCAGGAGTGAAAAAAGCAAGCTGGTAA